A stretch of DNA from Anaerolineales bacterium:
CTTCCAGCGTACCCTGGACAGGGCAACCACCCATCTCGAAGCACTACTTGATGATGTGGAAAAAACTAACCAGAAAACCCTGGATGGTGTCTTGGCAGCAGACCTGTATACCACCTATGGCTTACCTTTTGAAATTACTCGCGATATTACCCGGGAGCGTGGTCTGGATGTTGATGAAGCCAGTTACACGCTGGCCAGGGAAGAACACCGCCAGGCATCGGGTGCTGGCAAAGCGTTCGGTGACCAGGGCGGTGAGGATGTCGAGGTGTATCGCCAGCTGGCTAATAAGCTGATCAGCCAGGGAGATTTGCCCGAGAAGGGTGTTCTCTACGACCCCTATAATCGCCTGGAGGTATCCGGCCAGGTATTGGCTTTGGTCCAATCTGGCAAGCCGGTCAAGGTTGCCATGCCGGGGGATAAAGTCGATGTCACCCTGCCTGAAACCTGTTTCTATATCGCATCCGGCGGGCAGGTATCCGATACCGGGTGGATCCATGCGGCGGATGATGCCTGGTCGATTGAAGTTTCTGACATGCGGAAACCTGTTGCCGGTTTACTCGTGCATGTGGGCAAGGTAACCCGTGGACAACCAAAGATAGGCGATGAAGCGATTGCCTCTGTGGATGCTTTACGGCGCCGGGACATCATGCGTAACCATACCGCTACACATCTGCTGCATGCGGAGTTGCGCAGGGTGTTGGGCGAGCATGCCCGCCAGGCAGGCTCATTGGTTGCCCCTGACCGACTGCGATTCGACTTCAACCACCCTGAAGCGGTGACCTATGCACAGCTGCGTGAGATCGAAGCTGGCGTAAACCGGCACATCCTGGGAGATTACCCCCTGCGGATCACAAACAAACCCCTACAACAAGCGATTGATGAAGGGGCGATGGCCTTATTCGGAGAAAAATACAGCGAGACCGTGCGAACCATCACCATCGGGGGTGAAAAACCATTCTCGTACGAGCTGTGTGGTGGGACACACGTGCGCGAGACTGGCGATATTGGCGTGTGCCTCATCACCAGCGAGGGCAGTGTGGCGGCGGGCATCCGTCGCATAGAAGCCGTCACCGGGCGTAAAGCCTATGAGCTAATCCAAAACCACTTTGAGCTATTAAATCGCACGGCCAGCTTGCTTGAGAGCACGCCTGAACAGATTCCGGAGAAGACGACCACCCTGCTGGATGAGCTGAGTGTTGCCCGTAGACAAATTGCCACCCTCAGGCAAGGCCAGGTCGCAGCCGAGTTCAGCCAGAAATTGCACACCGTTCAGGAGCAGCATGGTGTGAGGATCTTAGCCGTGAAGCTGAACGATGCCGGTGCGGAAGTGCTCCGCCAGATGGTGGACCGCTTCCGTCAGCAATTCCCAGTTAGGGGAGTAGTTGTGCTGGGTAGCGTCAATGATGGACGACCAATCGTGGTAGCGGGTGTCACCGAAGACCTCGTCGCGCGAGGCATTAATGCGGTTGAGTTAATTCGATACGTCGCAGCTCCCATCGGAGGTGGTGGTGGCGGTAAACCTACCCTGGCGCAATCGGGTGGAAAAGACACCAACCAGCTGGAAGCTGCACTGAACACCGTTGAAGCCTGGGTAAAGGATCATTTAAAAAGCAATTAGCAACCCTTAACGGGCAGCCAGCAAACCTTCGTGAAAACCCAAATCATCCAGCTTAACCAAAAGGAAGATACAATCTCGGTCAGGGATAAGATCAGCTGGGCGCAAACTGAGCGCGTCCTGCTGGTCTGGCCGGATTCTGGAAAGGTACTCAATCATAAGCTGGATCTGATCCTGTTGAAGAGGTACACAGCTTCGCTAGGCTCACAGCTGGCCCTGGTGACCCAGGATGCCGAGGTGCGTTTTTATGCAAATCAAATAGGGATCTCAGCCTTTGATACCATCCGGCAGGCCCAGGAACAGGCATGGGTAGTTGAGAAACCTGGTCAACTTCTGGCTGGAACCACCGCTAAACACCCTGACCTGGCTCAAATGCGAGTTGCATTAAAAACCAAAAGAGCTGCCTGGCTGGAGCACCCAGTCACCCGCTATGTGTGCCTTAGTTTTTGCGTGTTAGCTGTGCTCAGCCTCGTGCTCTTATTCTTACCTGGGGCAAAGGTGGTTATCAACCCAAAGGAAGTTGTCCAATCCGTCAAGATAAATCTATCAGCAGATCCAGGCGCGAGCACGGTAAATATTTCCACCGGCAGCCTGCCAAGTTACACCTTCGCCACTACCATCGAAGGCAACGCGGTGATCACAGCCACGGGGAGCATCCCCATCCCTGGAGAAGCGGCTGTTGGCAGCCTGCAATTCACGAATAAATCCAAGAAGACGATCACCATCCCCCCTGGAACAATTGTCAATACTTTTGGCAGCAACCCGGTACGATTCACCACGCTCTCACCTGAAGCAGTGCAGGTAAGGTCGAATAGATCGGCTCTCATTGATGCCCGGGCGATTAAACCGGGATCAGCAGGTAATCTGCCTGCCGGAAGCCTGGTGGTCATAGAAGGTGAGAAGATCCAGGGACTATCCGTCACCAATCCAGATGCCACCCACGGGGGAAGCAATATCATGATCCCCTCACCCAGCCTGGGCGATCTGGACGATTTGCGTGAGCAATTGAGCAACCAATTAAACCAAGCTGGGCTGGCTCAAATTAAATCTCAATTACCCACAGGAGACACCCTCCTGGAACCATCGTTGAAAATCGTCGAAACATTAGAAGAGGTCTTCAGCCCTGAAATTGGCCAGCCTGCAAAGCACCTCAAACTCTTCTTGCGGGTTCGCCTCGAAGCACAGGTAGTAGCAAGCGAGACGTTACACAGCCTGGTGATACCTATCCTGGAGGCCAGCGCCCCTCCCGGTTTCACTGCCCAGCCGAACACCTTGATGATCGAACAAGTGGATAGCCCATCACTCGATGCAGACGGGAAAATCCATTGGCAGGTCAATGCCACACAAATGCTAGAAGCAGAGGTTCCCGTTGGGTTGGTCGCTGAGTCGGTTAAAGGACTCAAGGTAGACCTTGCCCAAGAACGGTTATCAAACCGTTTGGATCTGGATGAATCTGCCCAGATCATTCTATCACCACGCTGGTGGCCGAGGTTACCCTT
This window harbors:
- a CDS encoding alanine--tRNA ligase; the encoded protein is MNPNKPTGAEVRQTFIDFFVEHGHTFVPSAPLVPGGDQTLLFTNAGMVQFKDVFLGLDKRPYTRATDSQKCMRVAGKHNDLEDVGRDNIHHTFFEMLGNWSFGDYYKKEAITWAWQLLTDVWGLPRENLWATVFQDENGLIPPDDEAAEYWKQIPGIDPAHVLYFGRKDNFWEMAETGPCGPCSEIHLDRGIRYCDKQDIAGHVCRVNGDCLRFLELWNLVFIQYNHLSPTQLEPLPAKHVDTGMGFERIVSVLQGVDSNYRTDLLWPLILTTQKLSGHTDEQREEQFTPYRVIADHARAAAFLIADGVVPGNMGRNYVTRMIIRRAYRFGGKIGLNEPFLSKVAEKVIQSYGDFYPELKRNQKAILIDIRLEEERFQRTLDRATTHLEALLDDVEKTNQKTLDGVLAADLYTTYGLPFEITRDITRERGLDVDEASYTLAREEHRQASGAGKAFGDQGGEDVEVYRQLANKLISQGDLPEKGVLYDPYNRLEVSGQVLALVQSGKPVKVAMPGDKVDVTLPETCFYIASGGQVSDTGWIHAADDAWSIEVSDMRKPVAGLLVHVGKVTRGQPKIGDEAIASVDALRRRDIMRNHTATHLLHAELRRVLGEHARQAGSLVAPDRLRFDFNHPEAVTYAQLREIEAGVNRHILGDYPLRITNKPLQQAIDEGAMALFGEKYSETVRTITIGGEKPFSYELCGGTHVRETGDIGVCLITSEGSVAAGIRRIEAVTGRKAYELIQNHFELLNRTASLLESTPEQIPEKTTTLLDELSVARRQIATLRQGQVAAEFSQKLHTVQEQHGVRILAVKLNDAGAEVLRQMVDRFRQQFPVRGVVVLGSVNDGRPIVVAGVTEDLVARGINAVELIRYVAAPIGGGGGGKPTLAQSGGKDTNQLEAALNTVEAWVKDHLKSN